One window from the genome of Metabacillus flavus encodes:
- a CDS encoding aldehyde dehydrogenase family protein translates to MSTVKDKKFETSPTIRETYQLLINGERVDSTSGETFTTYNPATGDAVAVVAKASIEDADRAVKAARAAFDAGKWKRTPIGKRSRVLNKIASIMRSRFNELVELEILDTGKALSAAQGQVMQAIEDFEFYAGAIVGHRGDVNNVPGQFFNYTQKEPVGVCAQIIPWNYPLMMAAWKVAPAIAVGCCVVLKPASLTPLTAIVLTEICHEAGLPPGVVNVTPGAGSTIGNYLVEHPEVDKVAFTGSTPIGKDIMAKASQTLKRVTLELGGKSPNIVFEDADIEAAVAGSLYGIFYNTGQSCEARSRLYVEESIYDEFMEKFTEKAKKLKLGNPFNEETHIGAIISKDQLETIDGYVQSAIADGATIVTGGKAATMEGFEDGYWYEPTIITNVNHDMKSVQEEIFGPVVVVLKFNGEKEALALANDTIYGLGSAIWTTNQARATRVANEIKAGIVMVNSPISAFPGTPFGGYKQSGFGRELCVETLDLYTETKSVLSYFGTRPLNFFNV, encoded by the coding sequence ATGAGTACAGTTAAAGACAAGAAGTTCGAAACATCTCCAACGATTCGCGAAACGTATCAGCTATTGATTAACGGAGAACGGGTGGACAGCACCTCCGGCGAAACCTTTACTACATACAACCCCGCAACCGGTGATGCGGTAGCAGTTGTGGCGAAAGCCTCCATTGAAGACGCAGACCGTGCCGTCAAAGCAGCAAGAGCCGCATTCGATGCCGGCAAATGGAAGCGCACCCCTATCGGCAAACGCTCCCGTGTACTGAACAAAATTGCTTCGATTATGAGATCGCGATTCAACGAACTGGTCGAGCTTGAAATTCTGGATACAGGAAAAGCCCTGTCAGCTGCTCAAGGCCAGGTTATGCAGGCAATTGAGGATTTCGAATTTTACGCAGGGGCGATCGTCGGCCACCGCGGGGATGTAAACAACGTTCCGGGCCAATTTTTCAACTATACGCAAAAGGAGCCGGTCGGCGTCTGCGCGCAAATTATTCCATGGAACTATCCGCTGATGATGGCTGCATGGAAAGTGGCTCCGGCAATCGCCGTAGGCTGCTGTGTTGTATTGAAACCGGCAAGCCTGACTCCGCTTACGGCCATCGTGCTAACAGAAATTTGCCATGAAGCGGGACTACCTCCGGGAGTGGTCAACGTCACTCCGGGCGCAGGATCGACAATTGGAAATTACCTGGTTGAGCATCCGGAAGTGGATAAAGTGGCCTTTACCGGGTCTACTCCAATCGGAAAAGATATTATGGCAAAAGCAAGCCAGACGCTGAAACGAGTAACGCTGGAGCTTGGAGGAAAATCCCCGAACATCGTCTTCGAAGACGCGGACATCGAGGCGGCGGTCGCAGGCTCCCTTTACGGAATTTTCTACAACACCGGCCAGTCCTGTGAAGCCAGATCCCGTCTTTATGTAGAAGAAAGCATCTATGACGAGTTCATGGAGAAATTCACGGAAAAGGCGAAAAAGCTGAAGCTTGGCAACCCTTTTAATGAAGAAACGCATATTGGCGCAATCATCAGCAAGGATCAGCTTGAAACAATCGATGGCTACGTTCAATCGGCAATTGCGGACGGAGCGACAATTGTGACAGGCGGAAAAGCAGCGACGATGGAAGGCTTTGAGGATGGATACTGGTATGAGCCTACTATCATCACGAACGTGAATCATGACATGAAATCCGTTCAGGAGGAAATCTTCGGCCCGGTCGTCGTGGTGCTGAAATTTAATGGAGAAAAAGAAGCGCTGGCCCTTGCCAATGATACGATTTATGGCCTTGGTTCAGCGATTTGGACAACAAACCAGGCGCGCGCTACACGCGTGGCAAACGAAATCAAAGCCGGCATCGTCATGGTGAACAGTCCGATTTCCGCTTTCCCGGGCACACCGTTCGGCGGCTACAAGCAGTCCGGATTCGGACGCGAGCTATGCGTCGAAACCCTTGATTTGTATACCGAAACGAAGAGTGTCCTTTCATACTTCGGCACTCGTCCGCTGAATTTCTTTAACGTATAA
- a CDS encoding 3-hydroxyacyl-CoA dehydrogenase, with protein sequence MIEQIMVAGSGVMGRGIAYVAAAGGFQVVLADVKEEALESAKQEIDGIFYKALSREIMTEVQAAEAKGRLVYSTSLEEAAKQADLIIEAVPEKKEIKQAVFEILDANAPAHCLFATNTSTMSPTEIGSFTKRPENVIAMHFFNPVHKMPLIEIIRGLETSDETAEAIQAAAKRMKKETVLINEFPGFVTSRISALVGNEAFYMLQEGVGTAEEIDKAIRLGLNYPMGPFELGDLVGLDTRLNNLNYLHETLGEKYRPAPLLVQYVKAGRLGRKSGKGVYDYTEK encoded by the coding sequence ATGATCGAACAAATAATGGTTGCCGGCTCCGGGGTTATGGGAAGAGGCATCGCCTATGTAGCCGCTGCAGGCGGCTTTCAGGTTGTGCTGGCAGATGTGAAGGAAGAAGCACTGGAGAGTGCCAAACAAGAAATCGATGGCATCTTTTATAAGGCGCTTAGCCGGGAAATCATGACGGAGGTTCAGGCTGCTGAAGCAAAGGGTCGACTGGTCTATTCCACAAGCCTTGAAGAGGCGGCAAAGCAAGCCGACCTGATAATAGAAGCTGTTCCTGAGAAAAAAGAAATCAAGCAGGCGGTTTTTGAGATACTTGACGCGAATGCACCGGCCCATTGCCTTTTTGCCACGAATACCTCGACGATGAGCCCGACCGAAATCGGATCCTTCACAAAGCGGCCGGAAAACGTCATTGCGATGCACTTTTTCAATCCTGTACATAAAATGCCCCTCATCGAGATCATCAGAGGCCTTGAAACGAGCGATGAGACGGCTGAAGCGATTCAGGCTGCTGCCAAAAGAATGAAGAAGGAAACCGTCCTGATCAATGAATTCCCGGGGTTCGTCACAAGCAGGATCAGTGCCCTCGTCGGAAACGAAGCGTTTTACATGCTTCAGGAAGGCGTCGGTACAGCAGAAGAAATCGATAAAGCAATCCGTCTCGGATTGAACTATCCGATGGGGCCGTTTGAGCTCGGGGACCTCGTCGGACTGGATACAAGGCTGAACAACCTGAATTACCTGCACGAAACGCTTGGGGAAAAATACAGGCCGGCACCGCTCCTCGTTCAATACGTGAAAGCAGGAAGACTGGGACGTAAATCAGGGAAAGGCGTTTATGACTATACGGAAAAGTAA
- a CDS encoding acetyl-CoA C-acyltransferase produces MHEAVIVDAVRTPIGRYKGALKTVRPDDLGAIVIRGLLERNKGVEGIEEVVFGCANQAGEDNRNVARMSALLAGLPVETAGTTINRLCGSGLDAVNYAARAILAGEGDIYIAGGTESMTRAPFVMGKPESDFPRGSMELLDTTIGWRFINRRLEEKYGTDSMPETAENVAQQFGITREEQDQFAYESQMKAAKAMESGRFQQEIIPVSIRDRKGNEHLVVQDEHPRPETVLEKLASLKPLFPDGTVTAGNASGVNDGAAALLMMSSEKARELGLQPLAKYKVSAVAGLEPSIMGMGPVHAAKKALSRAGLTVGAIGLTELNEAFASQSLACINELGLDRHKVNVNGGAIAFGHPLGASGARILTTLLYEMKRQRVQFGLAAMCVGVGQGIATIIENIE; encoded by the coding sequence GTGCATGAAGCAGTCATTGTTGATGCCGTCCGGACGCCGATCGGCCGGTATAAAGGGGCTTTAAAAACCGTTCGGCCGGATGATTTAGGTGCGATTGTCATAAGAGGACTTCTTGAACGGAACAAAGGGGTTGAAGGCATTGAAGAAGTCGTATTCGGATGCGCGAACCAGGCGGGAGAGGATAACCGGAACGTCGCGCGCATGTCCGCGCTTCTTGCCGGTCTGCCTGTTGAAACTGCTGGCACCACCATCAACCGGCTGTGCGGTTCAGGACTTGATGCCGTAAACTATGCGGCAAGGGCCATTTTAGCAGGGGAAGGGGATATATACATTGCGGGCGGAACGGAAAGCATGACGCGCGCGCCATTCGTGATGGGCAAGCCGGAATCTGATTTTCCAAGAGGAAGCATGGAGCTGCTGGATACAACCATCGGTTGGCGCTTTATCAATAGAAGGCTGGAAGAGAAGTACGGCACGGATTCCATGCCAGAAACGGCCGAAAACGTAGCGCAGCAGTTTGGCATCACAAGAGAGGAACAGGATCAGTTTGCCTATGAAAGTCAGATGAAAGCGGCAAAAGCAATGGAAAGCGGCAGGTTTCAGCAGGAAATCATTCCTGTTTCCATCCGCGACCGAAAAGGAAATGAACATTTGGTGGTTCAGGATGAACATCCCCGTCCGGAAACGGTTCTCGAAAAACTGGCGTCACTCAAGCCGCTGTTTCCGGATGGTACCGTAACAGCAGGAAATGCATCCGGAGTAAATGACGGGGCGGCTGCCCTGCTGATGATGAGCTCAGAGAAAGCGAGAGAGCTTGGATTACAGCCGCTCGCAAAATACAAGGTTTCCGCAGTTGCCGGTCTCGAACCGTCCATCATGGGAATGGGACCGGTGCATGCTGCGAAAAAAGCGCTGTCCCGAGCCGGCCTAACCGTCGGCGCTATTGGACTGACAGAACTGAATGAAGCCTTCGCATCTCAATCGCTTGCATGTATAAATGAACTGGGATTGGACCGGCACAAGGTCAATGTAAACGGCGGCGCCATTGCGTTCGGCCACCCCCTTGGAGCAAGCGGAGCCCGAATTTTAACAACCCTTTTATACGAAATGAAAAGGCAGCGCGTTCAATTCGGACTCGCCGCCATGTGTGTCGGCGTAGGGCAGGGTATTGCGACAATTATTGAAAACATTGAATAG
- a CDS encoding enoyl-CoA hydratase-related protein encodes MKNLIFEKKNGIAYVTLNRPESLNCFNFEMLSELGVLTEELRHDREIRVVIFTGAGDKSFSSGADLKERRTLGEDDVRRNVLKIRTVFHEISKLPQVTIAAVNGYAFGGGFELMLACDFRLAAGHAKMGLTETSWAIIPGAGGTQRLPRLIGEARAKELILTARKIDAEQAYKYGILTKTVPGPELMKECEHLAQEILRNGPVAVEQAKYAISAGMETDLESGLNIEAEAYEQTIPTYDRREALLAFSEKRTPEFMGK; translated from the coding sequence TTGAAAAACCTGATTTTTGAAAAGAAAAACGGAATTGCGTATGTCACCCTGAACCGTCCCGAATCGCTGAACTGCTTTAACTTTGAGATGCTGTCTGAGCTCGGTGTATTGACTGAGGAACTTCGTCATGACCGGGAAATCAGGGTTGTCATTTTTACAGGGGCTGGCGATAAATCCTTCAGCTCCGGCGCTGATTTAAAGGAAAGACGCACACTTGGCGAGGATGACGTTCGGCGCAATGTGCTCAAAATCAGAACCGTTTTTCATGAAATCTCCAAGCTCCCTCAGGTGACCATTGCGGCAGTCAACGGCTATGCATTTGGCGGAGGATTCGAGCTGATGCTTGCCTGTGATTTCCGTCTTGCAGCCGGCCATGCAAAAATGGGCCTGACGGAAACAAGCTGGGCTATCATTCCGGGAGCGGGAGGAACACAGCGCCTGCCGCGTTTGATTGGCGAAGCCCGGGCAAAGGAACTGATTCTGACCGCCCGAAAAATTGATGCCGAACAGGCTTATAAGTACGGTATTTTAACAAAGACAGTCCCGGGACCGGAATTGATGAAGGAGTGCGAGCACCTCGCCCAAGAAATTTTAAGAAACGGACCCGTTGCAGTGGAGCAGGCAAAATACGCCATCAGTGCTGGAATGGAAACGGATTTGGAGAGCGGACTGAACATTGAAGCGGAAGCATACGAGCAAACCATTCCAACCTATGACAGAAGAGAAGCCCTCCTCGCCTTTTCCGAAAAACGGACTCCCGAATTTATGGGCAAGTAA
- the paaX gene encoding phenylacetic acid degradation operon negative regulatory protein PaaX: protein MNTRSMIFTLYGDYIRHYGNEIWIGSLIRLLKEFGHNEQSVRAAISRMNKQGWVTSKKIGNKSHYFLTERGSIRMEEAAKRIFKLSPDQWDGKWRLFIYSIPEEKRAIRDELRKELVWSGFGTMANSCWVSPNELTKEVYALMDKYEIRPYVHFFVSQYDGPHENKKLVEECWDLNEINNRYEAFIAEYSQKYIIDKNKIQKGEMTDAECFVERTKLVHEYRKFLFSDPGLPEELLPEKWLGSHAASLFSSYYRELAEPASRFFEEVFQEGNELTNKDSEYDVFQHPLLVEEK, encoded by the coding sequence ATCAACACGAGATCGATGATCTTTACTTTATACGGAGATTACATCCGCCATTACGGCAATGAAATATGGATCGGGAGCCTGATCCGCCTCCTCAAGGAATTCGGGCACAACGAACAGTCAGTACGCGCCGCGATTTCAAGAATGAACAAGCAGGGCTGGGTAACATCCAAAAAAATCGGCAACAAAAGCCACTACTTTTTAACTGAACGCGGCTCCATCCGGATGGAGGAAGCAGCCAAACGAATCTTCAAGCTCAGCCCCGATCAATGGGACGGCAAATGGCGGCTATTCATCTATTCCATCCCCGAAGAAAAGCGCGCCATCCGCGACGAACTGCGCAAAGAACTCGTCTGGAGCGGATTCGGAACCATGGCCAACAGTTGCTGGGTTTCCCCAAACGAACTGACGAAAGAAGTCTATGCCCTAATGGACAAATACGAAATCCGTCCCTATGTTCACTTCTTCGTATCCCAATACGACGGACCCCATGAAAACAAAAAGCTCGTCGAAGAATGCTGGGACTTAAACGAAATCAACAACCGCTACGAAGCCTTTATCGCCGAATACAGCCAGAAGTACATCATCGACAAAAACAAAATCCAAAAAGGCGAAATGACCGACGCCGAATGCTTCGTCGAACGCACAAAGCTCGTCCACGAATACCGCAAATTCCTATTCAGCGACCCCGGCCTCCCAGAAGAACTGCTCCCTGAAAAATGGCTTGGCAGCCACGCCGCCTCCCTTTTCAGCAGCTACTACCGGGAACTAGCCGAACCGGCCAGCCGCTTCTTTGAAGAGGTGTTCCAAGAGGGCAATGAGCTGACCAATAAGGATTCCGAATATGATGTGTTTCAGCATCCTTTGCTGGTGGAGGAGAAGTAG
- a CDS encoding NAD(P)H-dependent flavin oxidoreductase, with translation MNRLCEILNIEVPIIQGGMGNISNAQLTAAISEAGALGTIGAGTRSPEEVERIILETKERTERPFAVNIALSVSGHAKGIAELIVKHKVHAVSLSAGNPAAFAPYFKEHGVKVLSVTASVKQARKAEAIGADAVIGEGYEAAGLNSPFETTTLTLIPQLADAVGIPVAAAGGIGDGRALAAMLALGAEGVQMGTRFIATKEAPFSPLYKERILEADDEGTMIIGRSVGRVRRVLKNPYTGLIIEREREGMTLEEYNKQTNEDFHIAGAIHGNEQEGYWNSGQIAGLIKEVPSVKDLILGMKQEMEETIGRLGVYRAQSTRIE, from the coding sequence ATGAACAGACTATGCGAAATTCTAAATATCGAAGTTCCCATCATCCAAGGAGGAATGGGCAACATCAGCAATGCGCAGCTGACTGCGGCTATTTCAGAGGCTGGAGCGCTTGGGACGATTGGAGCGGGTACCCGCTCGCCGGAGGAGGTGGAGAGGATCATATTGGAGACGAAGGAGCGGACGGAACGCCCTTTTGCAGTAAATATTGCTCTTTCCGTGTCCGGGCATGCAAAGGGAATTGCTGAGCTGATTGTTAAGCATAAGGTGCATGCTGTATCGCTTTCTGCCGGAAATCCGGCTGCATTCGCCCCATACTTCAAAGAGCATGGAGTAAAGGTGCTGTCGGTAACGGCTTCTGTGAAACAGGCGAGGAAGGCAGAGGCGATCGGAGCGGATGCAGTGATCGGTGAAGGCTATGAAGCGGCAGGATTGAATTCGCCGTTTGAGACGACGACTTTGACTTTAATTCCCCAGCTTGCAGATGCTGTAGGAATTCCCGTAGCCGCTGCCGGCGGGATCGGCGATGGCAGAGCTCTTGCCGCAATGCTTGCCCTTGGAGCGGAAGGGGTTCAGATGGGCACGCGTTTTATTGCGACGAAGGAAGCGCCGTTTTCTCCTCTTTATAAAGAGCGTATTCTTGAGGCGGATGATGAGGGGACGATGATTATTGGACGGTCAGTTGGACGGGTGAGAAGAGTCCTGAAGAATCCTTATACGGGCCTGATCATCGAACGGGAGCGCGAGGGGATGACGCTTGAAGAATACAATAAACAAACAAATGAGGATTTCCATATTGCAGGTGCCATTCATGGCAATGAGCAAGAGGGGTATTGGAACAGCGGCCAAATTGCCGGGTTGATAAAAGAGGTTCCTTCAGTAAAGGATTTAATCTTGGGTATGAAGCAAGAAATGGAGGAAACGATTGGCAGACTGGGTGTTTATCGGGCACAGTCTACCCGTATAGAATAA
- a CDS encoding ABC transporter substrate-binding protein: MGKKTRVWLGMAVAAGLILSGCGNKEGASGETGGDGAGKTYKIGVTQIVEHPSLDDAYKGFKKALEDKGIKAEFDVKNAQGDASTNTTIATTLVSQKPDLIFANSTPSSQAALSATKDIPIIFSSVTDPVGAELVASLDKPGSNVTGTIDSHPEAIPSTMKFIKDELGGKKVGMLYNAGEQNSVSQVESVKKLMGEMDLEPVTASVSTTADVKQAAESLAGKVDAFYIVTDNTVISAIESVVSVSNDKKIPLLTADLDSLKRGAFAAYGFQYYDIGYQAGEMAAQVLEGKKPGEIAVEVPGKLKLMMNKKAAEAMGIEIKPEWDKMAEYTE; the protein is encoded by the coding sequence ATGGGGAAGAAAACGAGAGTGTGGCTGGGTATGGCAGTGGCAGCCGGTCTAATTTTAAGCGGCTGCGGTAATAAGGAAGGTGCTTCCGGAGAAACCGGCGGCGATGGTGCGGGCAAAACGTATAAAATCGGTGTTACCCAGATTGTCGAGCATCCATCCTTGGATGATGCTTATAAAGGATTCAAAAAAGCACTTGAGGATAAGGGGATTAAAGCAGAATTTGATGTGAAGAATGCCCAGGGCGATGCCAGTACGAATACGACGATCGCAACGACCCTTGTAAGCCAGAAGCCAGATCTCATCTTTGCGAACTCCACACCAAGCTCCCAGGCAGCATTAAGTGCTACGAAAGACATTCCGATCATCTTCAGCTCTGTGACAGATCCGGTCGGAGCTGAGCTGGTCGCCTCTCTTGATAAACCGGGCAGCAATGTAACGGGCACCATTGATTCTCACCCTGAAGCCATTCCAAGTACAATGAAATTTATTAAAGACGAGCTTGGCGGCAAAAAAGTAGGCATGCTTTACAATGCCGGCGAGCAGAACTCTGTATCCCAGGTTGAATCGGTTAAAAAGCTAATGGGAGAAATGGACCTTGAGCCGGTCACTGCTTCTGTTTCCACAACCGCAGATGTGAAGCAGGCTGCTGAATCATTAGCCGGAAAAGTGGATGCATTTTATATCGTAACCGATAATACGGTGATATCAGCTATTGAGTCCGTCGTCTCGGTTTCAAATGACAAAAAAATTCCGCTGCTGACAGCTGACCTCGATTCTTTGAAACGGGGCGCTTTCGCGGCATACGGATTCCAATATTATGATATCGGATACCAGGCAGGCGAAATGGCTGCGCAGGTCCTTGAAGGAAAAAAACCAGGCGAGATCGCAGTTGAAGTGCCTGGAAAGCTGAAGCTCATGATGAATAAAAAAGCTGCGGAAGCCATGGGAATTGAAATCAAACCGGAATGGGACAAAATGGCGGAATACACGGAATAA
- a CDS encoding ABC transporter permease produces the protein MFSALFGSVELGIIYAIMALGVYLSFRVLDFPDLTVDGSFVTGASVAAAMIVLGFNPVAATAASIAAGFAAGCMTGVLHTKGKINPLLSGILMMIALYSINLRIMGTTSETSIGIPNIPLLNSETIFTSISDFSKNIGIDAPLNSLFSSLGLGDSLPSGWGILLFMLIVTFFIKWLTDRFLKTETGLAIRATGDNQRMIRSFSANTDSLIILGLGLSNALVALSGALVAQYAKFSDIGMGIGMIIIGLASVIIGEAIFGTKTIARTTLAVIGGAVIYRIVISLSLQVEGLDTGDLKLITAVIVIFALIMPKMLEQRRQKKRKARRYKERMQDLHGVNGEGEAIAASKAD, from the coding sequence ATGTTTTCTGCATTATTCGGTTCAGTAGAATTGGGCATTATTTATGCGATTATGGCGCTCGGTGTCTATCTTTCCTTCCGGGTGCTGGATTTCCCTGACCTGACCGTAGACGGAAGCTTTGTAACGGGTGCCTCTGTGGCAGCCGCCATGATTGTCCTGGGGTTTAATCCGGTTGCTGCGACCGCTGCATCGATTGCGGCCGGCTTCGCAGCAGGATGTATGACGGGGGTTCTGCATACAAAAGGGAAGATCAATCCGCTTCTTTCAGGAATTTTAATGATGATTGCCTTGTATTCCATTAATCTGCGGATTATGGGAACGACGTCCGAAACGTCAATCGGGATTCCGAATATCCCGTTGCTAAACTCGGAAACGATTTTCACATCCATCTCTGATTTTTCAAAGAATATCGGCATTGACGCTCCTCTGAACAGCCTGTTCTCAAGTTTAGGTCTAGGGGACAGTCTCCCTTCCGGATGGGGCATCCTGCTTTTCATGCTGATCGTTACATTTTTCATCAAATGGCTGACGGACCGTTTCCTTAAAACAGAAACAGGCTTAGCGATTCGGGCAACCGGTGACAATCAGCGGATGATCCGGAGCTTTTCAGCCAATACGGACTCCCTGATCATTTTGGGGTTGGGTCTATCAAATGCACTTGTTGCCCTGTCCGGAGCGCTCGTTGCCCAATATGCCAAGTTTTCGGACATCGGCATGGGGATTGGAATGATTATTATTGGTCTCGCATCTGTCATTATCGGCGAAGCCATATTCGGAACAAAAACGATTGCGAGAACAACGCTTGCCGTCATTGGCGGGGCGGTCATTTACCGCATCGTGATTAGTCTCTCTCTTCAAGTCGAAGGGCTGGATACCGGTGATCTGAAGCTGATTACCGCAGTGATTGTTATTTTTGCCCTCATCATGCCAAAGATGCTGGAACAGCGCCGCCAAAAGAAACGAAAAGCGCGGAGATACAAAGAACGGATGCAAGACCTTCACGGTGTAAACGGAGAGGGGGAGGCCATTGCTGCATCTAAAGCAGATTAA
- a CDS encoding ABC transporter ATP-binding protein — protein MLHLKQINKIFNEGTLDEKIALDSINLSLKKGDFVTIIGSNGAGKSTVMNVISGVLPPDTGIVEIEGKDVTVLPEYKRSKLIGRVFQDPMAGTAPSMTIEENLAMAYSRNKKRGFGTAVTRKRRDFFKESLESLHLGLENRMNAKVGMLSGGERQALSLLMATFTEPSILLLDEHTAALDPSRAELITNLTREIVSKYGLTTLMVTHNMQQALDLGNRLIMMDKGQIILSVDEEKKKELTIEKLMREFQRIRGEQMANDRALLNA, from the coding sequence TTGCTGCATCTAAAGCAGATTAACAAGATTTTTAACGAAGGAACACTCGATGAAAAAATAGCGCTCGATTCAATCAACCTTTCGCTGAAAAAGGGAGATTTCGTTACCATCATCGGAAGCAATGGAGCCGGTAAATCAACGGTAATGAACGTGATTTCCGGCGTCCTGCCGCCCGATACCGGTATCGTTGAAATTGAAGGGAAGGACGTAACCGTGCTTCCTGAATACAAGCGTTCCAAACTGATCGGGAGGGTTTTCCAGGACCCGATGGCAGGAACAGCGCCCTCTATGACTATTGAGGAAAATCTGGCGATGGCTTATTCAAGGAACAAAAAACGGGGATTTGGAACAGCGGTCACAAGAAAACGCCGTGACTTCTTCAAAGAGTCGCTCGAATCGCTGCATCTCGGTCTGGAGAATCGGATGAATGCCAAAGTGGGCATGCTTTCCGGTGGTGAGAGACAGGCGCTCTCCCTGCTGATGGCGACCTTTACAGAGCCTTCGATTCTTTTGCTGGATGAGCATACGGCAGCACTGGATCCGTCCAGAGCGGAGCTGATTACCAATTTAACAAGGGAAATTGTCAGCAAATACGGACTGACGACCCTTATGGTGACCCATAATATGCAGCAGGCACTGGACCTTGGCAACCGGCTGATTATGATGGATAAAGGGCAGATTATTTTATCAGTGGATGAAGAGAAGAAAAAAGAGCTGACCATTGAAAAACTTATGAGAGAGTTTCAAAGAATACGGGGCGAGCAGATGGCAAATGACCGGGCGCTGCTGAACGCATGA
- a CDS encoding thioesterase family protein, with the protein MKKGMELGCQAACEVMVTPDMYAQFEGKVVHPVYSTVSMVHSMEWASRKIILPFLEDSEEGMGASVKLKHIAPAGEGSLVRVVATLVKKERNLVYTDVEAYSENRLIGKGEVVQVILQKEEISSKIQQALKGGRK; encoded by the coding sequence ATGAAAAAGGGGATGGAGCTTGGCTGCCAGGCTGCCTGCGAAGTGATGGTTACACCGGATATGTACGCTCAATTTGAAGGGAAGGTTGTTCATCCCGTCTATTCCACTGTCTCGATGGTGCACAGTATGGAGTGGGCATCGAGGAAGATCATTCTTCCTTTTTTGGAGGATTCAGAAGAGGGAATGGGAGCCTCGGTAAAGCTTAAGCACATTGCGCCTGCGGGTGAGGGATCGCTTGTACGGGTGGTCGCAACGCTTGTGAAAAAAGAGAGAAACCTTGTTTACACGGATGTTGAAGCCTATTCGGAAAACCGGCTTATCGGAAAGGGAGAAGTGGTTCAGGTCATCCTGCAGAAAGAAGAAATCTCTTCAAAAATTCAGCAGGCTCTTAAGGGAGGAAGAAAATGA